One Bdellovibrio bacteriovorus str. Tiberius DNA segment encodes these proteins:
- a CDS encoding carbohydrate porin — MKTITIALLFMILSSTTHAVETTFTGYLRGGSGLNMQGGHMNCFGNAGMPGNFLRLGNECDFYTELAMVFHHVKPTETDPVFFKTQFRMVYSSLGTRQWEASANRDTSQIEAFVKAGGFTEIPGEFWVGKRFYRDVDLHIFDWYYYADMSGVGAGIEGLPLGEGRFAFAHLIQADDNLNDTNVGRPVLNALDLRWTAVPSFADQKLNFWGVYAWAAGSSTDTEEYVPTNGYSLATRLQGPVWGGNNNFAILYGKGTMRGFNIYADSTVPATDESQNRAWTWRFVEDYTYDVTDRWALMLGLAAEIADSGTDTDSKSQMQAIGVRPIYFVSDRFQWAFEAGYSRINNESEKTGGGDYVGDRDLGRVTAAAQLSVGKSMWGRPVMRAFVSHSFWNEANQGASFIGNRAPAFTDKLSGTNLGYQFEAWF; from the coding sequence ATGAAAACTATTACGATTGCGTTATTGTTCATGATTCTAAGCAGCACAACTCACGCTGTGGAAACGACTTTCACGGGATATCTGCGTGGCGGAAGCGGATTGAACATGCAGGGCGGTCACATGAATTGCTTCGGAAACGCAGGAATGCCCGGTAATTTCCTTCGTTTAGGCAATGAGTGCGACTTCTACACCGAATTGGCCATGGTGTTCCACCATGTTAAACCCACCGAAACAGATCCGGTGTTTTTCAAAACCCAGTTCCGCATGGTCTATAGTTCTTTAGGAACGCGTCAATGGGAGGCGTCTGCAAACCGCGACACAAGCCAGATTGAAGCGTTTGTGAAGGCTGGTGGTTTTACCGAAATCCCCGGGGAATTCTGGGTCGGTAAACGTTTCTATCGTGATGTCGATCTTCATATCTTTGACTGGTACTACTATGCCGACATGAGCGGCGTGGGCGCAGGGATCGAAGGTCTGCCGTTGGGTGAAGGGCGTTTTGCGTTCGCTCACTTGATTCAGGCGGATGATAATTTGAATGACACCAATGTCGGTCGTCCGGTTTTGAATGCGTTGGATCTGCGCTGGACAGCGGTGCCGTCGTTCGCTGATCAGAAGCTGAACTTCTGGGGCGTGTATGCATGGGCCGCGGGAAGTTCCACTGACACCGAAGAATATGTTCCTACGAATGGCTATTCTTTGGCGACACGACTTCAAGGTCCGGTATGGGGTGGCAACAACAATTTTGCCATTTTGTACGGAAAGGGCACGATGCGTGGATTCAACATCTATGCCGACAGCACAGTGCCTGCGACAGATGAAAGTCAGAATCGCGCATGGACCTGGAGATTTGTTGAAGACTACACCTATGATGTAACAGATCGTTGGGCATTGATGTTGGGTCTGGCGGCAGAGATTGCTGACAGCGGCACCGATACCGACAGCAAAAGTCAGATGCAGGCCATCGGTGTTCGTCCGATTTACTTTGTGTCCGATCGTTTCCAATGGGCTTTCGAAGCGGGCTACTCCCGCATCAACAATGAATCTGAAAAAACCGGTGGTGGTGATTATGTCGGTGATCGCGACTTGGGTCGTGTGACTGCGGCAGCTCAGTTGTCCGTCGGGAAAAGCATGTGGGGTCGCCCCGTGATGCGTGCGTTTGTGTCCCACTCATTCTGGAATGAGGCCAACCAGGGCGCAAGCTTCATCGGAAACCGTGCGCCCGCGTTCACTGACAAGCTCAGCGGCACGAACTTGGGTTATCAGTTCGAAGCCTGGTTCTAA
- a CDS encoding pirin family protein, translated as MSSTQNHILMEIAPRLVSVGGPQVHRLIPYAKKRMVGPFIFFDYFPATDFAAGDGLNVRPHPHIGLSTLSYLLEGKVLHHDSLGHKQVLSPGDVNWMTAGKGISHSEKLPEDVIGKAHRLHLLQFWVALPLSEEDREPSFKHHPESSIPRFKVDDADVMLIAGEALGKKSPVDVYSPLFFMDVKLQKGKTFHYDPGTQELAFYIIKGSLDIDGKIIPPDDFVVLEQGSSLKVTATEDTQVIVLGGEPFPEPRYIYWNYVSSSQEKIEEAKKQWRELTFPQVPGETDIIPLPPEPANKG; from the coding sequence ATGAGTTCTACGCAAAATCATATTCTGATGGAAATTGCACCAAGGCTGGTCTCTGTTGGAGGACCTCAAGTTCACCGTCTTATTCCCTACGCCAAAAAGCGAATGGTAGGCCCGTTCATCTTTTTCGACTATTTTCCGGCCACCGACTTCGCCGCAGGTGACGGACTGAATGTGCGCCCTCATCCTCACATTGGTTTGTCCACCCTCAGCTACCTGCTGGAGGGAAAAGTTCTTCACCACGACAGCCTGGGACACAAACAGGTGCTTTCACCGGGCGACGTGAACTGGATGACTGCGGGCAAAGGAATCTCACATTCTGAAAAACTGCCTGAAGACGTCATCGGCAAAGCACACCGCCTTCACCTGCTGCAGTTCTGGGTGGCACTGCCGCTAAGTGAAGAAGACCGCGAACCCAGTTTCAAACACCACCCTGAAAGCAGCATTCCGCGCTTTAAGGTCGATGATGCGGACGTGATGCTGATTGCGGGTGAAGCTCTGGGCAAAAAGTCCCCGGTGGATGTTTATTCACCGCTGTTCTTCATGGACGTGAAGCTTCAAAAGGGAAAAACCTTCCACTATGATCCCGGCACGCAGGAACTGGCTTTCTATATCATCAAAGGCAGCCTGGATATTGATGGCAAAATCATTCCACCGGACGACTTTGTGGTCCTGGAACAGGGCTCATCTTTGAAAGTCACCGCCACCGAAGACACACAAGTCATTGTTCTTGGCGGCGAACCGTTCCCAGAGCCGCGCTATATTTACTGGAACTATGTTTCCTCTTCGCAGGAAAAAATTGAAGAGGCCAAAAAACAATGGCGAGAGTTGACCTTCCCGCAGGTCCCCGGCGAAACTGATATTATCCCATTGCCACCGGAACCGGCGAACAAAGGGTAA
- a CDS encoding AMP nucleosidase, whose product MKTKKEIVDNWLPRYTGVPLNEFGHYILLTNFGNYVKMFAEQFNVPVRGLDKPMQSATAENITILNFGMGSALAATCMDLLSAINPKAVLFLGKCGGIKKKNQLGDFVLPIAAIRGEGTSNEYLPAEIPALPSFRLQKAVSTMIAKHSCDYWTGTVYTTNRRVWEHDEQFKDYLTKTRAMAVDMETATIFVTGFVNEIPRGALLLVSDNPMIPDGVKTEESDKKVTASFVDKHLAIGIDSLRELRDSGESVKHMRWD is encoded by the coding sequence ATGAAAACAAAAAAAGAAATCGTCGATAACTGGTTGCCTCGCTACACAGGCGTGCCGCTGAATGAATTTGGGCATTATATCCTGCTTACAAACTTCGGTAACTACGTGAAAATGTTTGCCGAACAGTTCAACGTGCCGGTGCGCGGTTTGGATAAACCGATGCAAAGTGCCACGGCTGAAAACATCACCATCCTGAACTTCGGAATGGGCAGTGCGTTGGCTGCAACCTGCATGGACTTGCTGTCTGCAATCAATCCCAAGGCCGTTTTGTTCCTGGGTAAATGCGGTGGTATCAAAAAGAAAAATCAACTGGGCGACTTCGTACTGCCTATCGCGGCGATCCGCGGTGAAGGTACAAGTAACGAATACCTGCCGGCTGAAATCCCGGCACTGCCTTCTTTCCGTCTGCAAAAAGCCGTTTCCACAATGATCGCGAAACACAGCTGCGATTACTGGACAGGCACAGTTTACACGACGAACCGCCGCGTGTGGGAACACGACGAACAGTTCAAAGACTATCTGACCAAAACCCGCGCTATGGCCGTGGACATGGAAACTGCGACCATCTTTGTGACAGGTTTTGTGAACGAAATTCCGCGTGGTGCCTTGTTGCTTGTGTCTGACAACCCAATGATTCCAGACGGTGTGAAGACAGAGGAAAGCGACAAGAAGGTCACAGCCAGCTTTGTAGACAAGCATTTGGCTATCGGCATTGATTCCCTGCGTGAGCTGCGTGACTCTGGTGAGTCCGTGAAGCACATGCGCTGGGATTGA
- a CDS encoding Dps family protein codes for MKKNNKSEKHAKTSINIGIQEKDRQKIADGLSRLLADSYTLYLKTHNFHWNVTGPQFQTLHVMFEAQYTELALAVDLVAERIRSLGVAAPGTYKEFAKLTSIEEPVGVPSATDMIKQLVEGQEAVVRTARSIFPLVEKAGDEVSADLLTQRMQLHEKTAWMLRSLLE; via the coding sequence ATGAAAAAGAACAACAAGTCCGAAAAGCACGCTAAAACTTCCATCAACATTGGTATTCAGGAAAAAGACCGTCAAAAGATCGCTGACGGCTTGTCCCGTTTGTTGGCGGATTCTTACACTCTTTATCTTAAAACGCACAATTTCCATTGGAATGTCACAGGACCTCAGTTCCAGACATTGCACGTGATGTTTGAAGCTCAATATACTGAGCTGGCATTGGCGGTGGATCTGGTGGCAGAGCGCATCCGTTCTTTGGGTGTGGCTGCTCCGGGCACTTACAAGGAATTCGCAAAGCTGACCAGCATCGAAGAACCGGTCGGAGTGCCGTCCGCGACGGACATGATCAAACAACTGGTGGAAGGGCAGGAGGCTGTTGTTCGCACGGCTCGCTCGATCTTCCCATTGGTTGAAAAAGCCGGCGACGAAGTCAGCGCGGATTTGTTGACGCAAAGAATGCAGCTTCACGAAAAAACGGCGTGGATGCTACGAAGCCTGTTGGAATAG